One Succinispira mobilis DSM 6222 genomic window carries:
- a CDS encoding amidohydrolase family protein — MLYDLLLKAGKLVDYATNTESYCDIAIKDGLIQLVAPEISPSKAAEVFDLTGKIVFAGIIDPHVHLASEYGGARGHTMLARAGVTTALDMAGLVEDVFKIASQNGAGLNIACLNQIKPNLTVNNSNPSAAELQLLLRKTRESGGIGLKILGGHYPLTPQSISDAIDICEQEHAYIAFHAGSTNSGSNIKGALEAISLAANNRLHLAHANSYCRGAIYDCLEESNLLIQALKANPNIKSESYLSAMNGTSAFIENDEIASEVTKNCLKAGGYPLSRTGMQQAIFDGWANINMLTADAVILASGTKAIEYWQNNPHATVSFPVNPLTSRLAMATAKKDNNEFVVDCISTDGGGIPRNEILSTGLRLVELGAFTLKEFNKKTSYNPAKMLYLKNKGSIQEGYDADITVVDPQEKAAYLTIVNGCLNMYRGYILKKSSTIVTSAYGLKHLQQYNVKTTLINIE; from the coding sequence ATGCTATATGATCTTTTATTAAAAGCTGGGAAACTCGTAGATTATGCTACCAATACTGAGTCTTACTGCGATATTGCCATTAAAGATGGGCTCATCCAACTTGTCGCTCCAGAAATTTCTCCAAGTAAAGCAGCTGAGGTATTTGATTTAACTGGGAAAATTGTTTTTGCAGGCATTATTGATCCTCACGTACATTTAGCTTCTGAGTATGGTGGAGCAAGAGGACATACAATGTTAGCACGTGCTGGGGTAACTACAGCCTTGGATATGGCTGGGTTAGTTGAGGATGTTTTTAAAATTGCCAGCCAAAATGGTGCAGGCTTAAATATTGCCTGTCTAAATCAAATAAAACCTAATTTAACGGTTAACAACTCTAACCCTTCAGCCGCAGAGTTACAGTTGCTGTTACGTAAAACCCGAGAAAGCGGCGGTATTGGCTTGAAAATCTTAGGTGGGCACTATCCTTTAACACCTCAAAGTATTAGTGATGCAATCGATATTTGCGAACAAGAACATGCCTATATCGCTTTTCATGCGGGTAGTACTAATTCTGGCTCTAACATCAAAGGCGCTTTAGAAGCAATTAGCCTAGCTGCAAACAACAGACTACATCTTGCACATGCTAATAGCTATTGTCGCGGGGCAATTTACGATTGTCTTGAGGAAAGTAACTTACTTATCCAAGCCTTGAAGGCTAACCCTAACATAAAAAGCGAATCATATCTTTCAGCGATGAACGGTACTTCTGCTTTTATCGAAAATGACGAAATCGCTAGTGAAGTCACAAAAAATTGTCTCAAAGCAGGAGGATATCCTTTATCTAGAACCGGCATGCAACAAGCTATCTTTGATGGCTGGGCCAACATAAATATGTTAACAGCAGATGCCGTTATTCTAGCTAGTGGTACTAAAGCTATAGAATACTGGCAAAATAATCCTCACGCAACAGTTAGTTTTCCGGTTAATCCTTTAACTTCTCGCTTAGCGATGGCTACGGCAAAAAAAGATAATAATGAGTTTGTCGTTGATTGCATTAGCACTGATGGCGGCGGAATTCCCCGCAATGAAATTTTAAGTACTGGTTTACGCCTAGTAGAACTTGGAGCTTTCACTCTAAAAGAATTCAATAAAAAAACAAGCTATAATCCCGCTAAAATGCTGTATTTAAAAAACAAAGGCAGCATCCAAGAAGGTTATGATGCTGATATTACGGTCGTTGATCCGCAGGAAAAAGCGGCTTATCTAACTATCGTTAATGGCTGTTTAAATATGTATCGTGGTTATATCTTGAAAAAATCTTCAACAATTGTTACTTCAGCTTATGGTCTTAAACACTTGCAACAATATAATGTTAAGACAACCTTGATAAACATAGAATAG
- a CDS encoding PQQ-binding-like beta-propeller repeat protein, with translation MRIIKQIKKIMPVLFLALSWLILLNLTSENKPWYIFSTKENSAIASVSLGDIAVENYDRMGFTKGLVEYVKSNNTWLVGTDKGEILSINQSGEILWKRALGTAKLTSLAVNNEGTIAFIGEQSSMGYIYAVDIISGEIVWKYASSEVIGSKSEQRSLPGIMHINVDEEKNVYLIAYRFLMNADSSREYFARIVALNQQGQVKWKYPAQEVMDSWANWSALGGKEQIVVSTSAYELRDEMKYQDSLYFLSQNTGELLVSQKIKPIEPFSNTVMRSSPNFNANGTLLAASTSDGRGLLLNDRGEILWERNLSKPQLIDGAWINASARDAYITDTGIIFTTINTFNRANWQLPTPVEHPGDNSIFCFDVKGELKYKVRFSGMVEQLAINKMVIACAIGRNVRTHNYGVHGVAVLDPKTGEKTHFFKSAGPTQAVAISQDGKTIAAIEAGALTPDGKTIGAYRLNIYTVSK, from the coding sequence ATGAGGATAATTAAACAAATAAAAAAAATAATGCCTGTTTTATTTTTAGCATTATCGTGGTTAATTCTATTAAATCTAACAAGTGAAAATAAACCTTGGTATATTTTTAGCACCAAAGAAAATAGTGCAATTGCCAGCGTTTCCTTGGGAGATATCGCAGTAGAAAATTATGATCGCATGGGCTTTACCAAAGGCTTGGTAGAATATGTTAAAAGCAATAATACTTGGTTGGTGGGTACGGATAAAGGAGAAATTTTATCGATTAATCAGTCTGGAGAAATTCTATGGAAAAGAGCCTTAGGCACAGCAAAACTAACTTCTCTAGCCGTAAATAATGAGGGTACAATCGCATTTATTGGCGAACAAAGCTCAATGGGCTATATATATGCTGTTGATATTATTTCCGGAGAAATTGTTTGGAAATATGCAAGTTCTGAAGTTATTGGTTCAAAATCTGAACAGCGTTCTTTACCAGGAATTATGCATATTAATGTAGATGAAGAAAAAAATGTATACTTGATTGCGTATCGTTTTTTAATGAATGCAGATAGCAGTCGCGAGTATTTTGCCAGAATAGTTGCTCTAAATCAGCAAGGTCAGGTAAAGTGGAAATATCCAGCTCAAGAAGTTATGGATAGCTGGGCTAACTGGTCTGCTTTAGGCGGTAAAGAGCAAATTGTAGTTTCTACCTCGGCTTATGAACTACGCGACGAGATGAAATATCAAGATAGCCTGTATTTTTTGAGTCAAAATACAGGCGAGTTGTTAGTTAGCCAAAAAATTAAACCTATCGAACCTTTTAGTAATACTGTAATGCGTAGTAGTCCTAATTTTAATGCCAATGGCACTTTGTTAGCAGCAAGTACTAGTGATGGTCGAGGACTACTGTTAAATGATCGGGGTGAAATTTTATGGGAAAGAAATTTATCCAAACCACAATTAATAGATGGTGCTTGGATAAATGCTAGTGCAAGAGATGCTTATATAACAGATACCGGGATAATTTTTACAACTATTAATACGTTTAATCGGGCTAACTGGCAGTTACCAACGCCTGTTGAACATCCTGGCGACAATAGTATTTTTTGCTTTGATGTTAAAGGAGAGTTAAAATATAAGGTGCGATTTTCGGGTATGGTAGAGCAATTAGCCATAAATAAGATGGTCATAGCTTGCGCTATTGGACGAAATGTGCGGACGCATAACTACGGGGTACATGGAGTTGCGGTATTAGATCCTAAAACTGGAGAAAAAACCCATTTTTTTAAAAGTGCCGGCCCGACTCAAGCCGTAGCAATTTCGCAGGATGGAAAAACAATAGCTGCTATTGAAGCTGGGGCCTTGACTCCTGATGGAAAAACAATTGGGGCCTATCGTTTGAATATTTATACTGTAAGTAAATAA
- a CDS encoding ABC transporter ATP-binding protein, which produces MLDLSKISYRYKNRLKFTLRDIDLQINQGEMLLIAGRTGCGKSTLLKVMNGLLSKDSKGELKGQVKLNSENLHDMSIAEIGLKIGTVYQTPDDQLFAMSVADEVAFILENQNFLAEDITKQVTWALKQVGLAGLEKRSIHTLSGGQRQRLALASVIVSKPQILILDEPISQMNPAGVLAFLELLSALNKKLNMTIIIVEHRVHELINYFERIVFLEAGKVVYDGKLKTLWSEVSQKIFFGLREPELIRLAKTLKLGRYYLDLEELATEITNKYQFTQSAYAQQIISTPIPPRNEELLMKINNLHYTYPNSQKETLQGVNFYLKQGEVVALMGSNGAGKSTILNLIAGLIKNYQGEIDILGGSIEVNSYKLGFLRQEPDLMLLADTVREEIYWKNKKLDNTKYLMLIKQLGLEDLTDDFPLALSKGQRLRVVLASILAREPKILLLDEPTTGQDQESLNDIKKVIKLFKEIGGVLFCTHDVELAAQIADRVILLNQGCIISQGASKQVLVMKENLNQCGVSQPPMLEVSEKLQIPPCITVEEVFEYVR; this is translated from the coding sequence ATGCTCGATTTAAGCAAAATTAGCTATAGATATAAAAATCGCCTGAAATTTACTTTGCGGGACATTGACTTGCAAATTAATCAAGGGGAAATGCTGTTGATAGCTGGTCGTACAGGATGTGGAAAATCAACTCTCTTAAAAGTTATGAACGGCTTATTGAGCAAAGATAGTAAGGGAGAACTTAAAGGCCAGGTTAAGCTAAATTCTGAAAACTTGCACGACATGTCGATTGCTGAAATTGGCTTAAAGATAGGTACAGTTTATCAAACACCAGACGATCAGTTGTTTGCAATGTCGGTAGCAGATGAAGTTGCTTTTATTTTAGAAAATCAAAATTTTTTGGCAGAAGATATAACCAAACAAGTTACTTGGGCTCTAAAGCAAGTAGGGCTTGCAGGTTTAGAAAAACGTAGTATTCATACATTGTCAGGTGGACAACGCCAAAGATTAGCGTTAGCTTCTGTTATTGTTAGTAAGCCTCAAATTTTAATACTCGATGAACCAATTAGTCAAATGAACCCTGCGGGGGTATTAGCGTTTTTAGAGTTATTAAGTGCTTTAAATAAAAAATTAAATATGACGATTATCATTGTTGAGCATCGTGTTCATGAATTAATTAATTATTTTGAACGGATAGTATTTTTAGAAGCAGGCAAAGTTGTATATGATGGAAAATTAAAAACACTGTGGAGTGAAGTAAGCCAGAAAATTTTTTTTGGCTTGCGTGAGCCAGAGTTAATTAGACTGGCAAAAACTTTAAAGTTAGGACGATATTATTTGGATTTAGAAGAGTTAGCAACTGAAATTACCAATAAGTACCAGTTTACTCAAAGCGCCTATGCTCAACAGATAATTTCAACACCCATACCGCCTAGGAATGAAGAACTATTAATGAAAATTAATAATTTACATTACACTTACCCCAACTCTCAAAAAGAAACTTTGCAGGGTGTGAATTTTTATTTAAAACAAGGGGAAGTTGTGGCCTTAATGGGTAGCAATGGTGCTGGGAAAAGTACTATTTTAAATTTAATTGCCGGATTAATTAAAAACTATCAAGGTGAAATTGATATTTTAGGTGGTAGTATCGAAGTCAATAGTTATAAACTAGGTTTTTTAAGACAAGAGCCAGATTTAATGCTGTTAGCTGACACAGTGCGCGAAGAAATTTATTGGAAAAACAAAAAATTGGACAATACTAAATACCTGATGCTTATAAAACAATTAGGGTTAGAAGACTTGACAGATGATTTTCCCCTGGCCTTAAGCAAAGGGCAACGCCTACGGGTAGTGTTGGCTAGTATTTTAGCTCGGGAACCCAAAATTCTTTTACTTGATGAGCCTACTACTGGGCAAGACCAAGAGAGTCTTAATGACATAAAAAAGGTCATTAAACTGTTTAAAGAAATAGGAGGTGTGCTTTTTTGTACTCATGATGTAGAATTGGCTGCGCAAATAGCGGATCGGGTTATTTTATTAAATCAAGGTTGTATTATAAGTCAAGGAGCTAGTAAACAGGTTCTAGTTATGAAAGAAAACTTAAATCAGTGTGGAGTTAGTCAACCACCAATGTTGGAAGTATCTGAAAAATTACAAATACCTCCCTGTATAACTGTCGAGGAGGTCTTTGAATATGTCCGTTAG
- a CDS encoding energy-coupling factor transporter transmembrane component T family protein, which yields MSVRQIWEGCDKQDNYIAKLSGETKLCVLFFFSFMAIIVDNPRSLFLLFTFALSLHFFSHLSFVKWRLLAILILLGLWGSMLSQALFFAQTPRTILITLIQPQTPLIGSLTGGINIYQEGIIYGAVQGLRSALMLTMGLLVCWNSDPRQLLQALVNWGLSSQLAFMLVTAIRFLPVLAAEANEVLTALKLRANCKKNRNSILLHLPYIFKPLMARTLRRAQTLALSVTSRGIFSRTALAREIWPKSEQILCSLLGLILIFFLFAKGVYYMSEQGIYFGSLRNIYDWTKNYL from the coding sequence ATGTCCGTTAGGCAAATTTGGGAAGGTTGTGATAAGCAAGACAATTATATTGCAAAGCTTTCGGGAGAAACGAAATTATGTGTTCTATTTTTCTTTTCTTTTATGGCAATAATTGTGGATAATCCCCGCAGTTTATTTCTTCTTTTTACTTTCGCACTTAGTTTACATTTTTTTAGTCATTTATCGTTTGTGAAATGGCGACTTTTGGCAATTCTGATTTTATTAGGACTTTGGGGTTCGATGCTAAGTCAAGCATTGTTTTTTGCACAAACACCGCGCACAATTTTAATAACTTTAATTCAACCACAGACACCTTTAATTGGTTCGCTAACTGGTGGAATAAATATCTACCAAGAAGGAATTATTTACGGAGCAGTACAAGGCTTACGGTCCGCTTTAATGTTGACGATGGGTTTACTAGTTTGCTGGAATTCTGACCCGCGTCAATTACTACAAGCCCTGGTTAATTGGGGTTTATCTAGCCAATTAGCTTTTATGCTAGTTACGGCAATAAGATTTTTGCCGGTATTAGCAGCTGAGGCAAATGAAGTACTGACGGCCTTAAAACTAAGAGCTAATTGCAAAAAGAATAGAAACAGTATTTTGTTGCATCTTCCATATATTTTCAAACCCTTAATGGCTAGAACCTTGCGGCGAGCTCAAACTTTGGCGTTATCTGTAACAAGTCGGGGTATTTTTTCTAGGACAGCTCTAGCAAGAGAGATTTGGCCTAAAAGCGAACAAATTCTGTGTTCTCTGTTAGGTTTAATATTAATTTTCTTCTTGTTTGCCAAAGGCGTTTACTATATGAGCGAGCAAGGTATTTATTTTGGAAGTTTAAGAAATATTTATGATTGGACAAAGAATTATTTATGA